Below is a window of Humulus lupulus chromosome 2, drHumLupu1.1, whole genome shotgun sequence DNA.
AACACTTTCACATATGGCACGTTCTAAATTATTATTACCCATGACATGTTTAGTTTCTCAGCCAATGACATTATATAATAAATAGCACTAGTATGTCAAAGATATTTCAACTGAGATTAGAATAGCACCCTCCGTTAAACTCACTGAAAAATCAATGTTAGTGTGTGGAGCTTTTTTCTGTTTGGTAATACAACCCTCTTGTAACAATATCTGGGAACTCAACTCTAGTACAAACACACTTCACTGCCTATTCTTATAAACAGACAGAAGAGACTAAGTAATGACTATTCTTTCTACAACTCTACTCAGCACTCTATATACGTCTAAGATGGCCCCCAGCGTATTCTTCATGATATGTTccacaagagagagagaaatgatTGTTGAATCAAATATAATGAGACTACTTCACATGGTGCTCACTGAAACTTCTGCCGAGGATGAAGAATGAGCAAGGGTGCGAAGCATGTATACTACTTCAGTTATGCTGTCCAGATAGTATTTTGCACTGCTTGGCTTTTGCCCGACCGTGCAAGCAAAAACTAAAGCATTAGGGGAAAGAATATTACTTAACTTCTCACCACCAAATATTTCAAACATGTCCTCATCAGATCTATCATCGCCAATACACAACACAAAGTCAGCTCGCTTCCCTTTTTCGGCCATTGACGAGAAGATCTTTTCTGCAGTAAACCCCTTACTAGCTCCCTGGAAACAAGAACAGAACACAATATATTATATTAGTTCTCCAAATTCTGCTTAGATGGAACTGGCTGCGTACACATTTTAATCATTAAACTTATCAGTGAACAAGGAAACATGAATGACGTACTAcataagaaaggtaaatttgagcAACTGAGGCAATGAATTAAAGGTATACTATTCGAAAGAAATGTCGGTATCTTATAACTGTCTATAAGCCTGTTCAAAATGTTTTGCAAAGAAATCAAAATGGCTTGTCAATAGAATCAGTGGGAGGTTGGGCGATCATAAATCAAACATCTAACAAAGTAGTTCATGAGTGATAAACTTTTGTTGTGAAATAAATCCACATAAAGACCAAATCAGAAGGCAGAAAATAGATTCATGAAGATAAATATCATCAAAATCaggttgaattttttttctttttcacttTATATTGCCTAACAGAAACATGTTTCCTGGTATGACTTTATTTTGAAGTTCAGAAGTTGAGATTAAAAGACTTATACCTGAGGTTTAATCTCTACAATAAATTTTCCTCTATTTACAGCAACAGGTTCATTTGCTAAAACACTCTCAAGGTGATCCAACATCTCCTGTGCCTGGAAAGAACCAAACGCTGGGTCTGCATCCTTATATTGCCAAACTAAAGCACTTTCCTTTACTTCAATTGAAGAACCATCAGTAGCCTCAGTATACAATTTTAAAACAGGTTCAGCCAGTTTCATCCAATCCAATGCAGAGCTCCGGAAAAAGGTGCCCCATTCGTCATTTTGAGGCCATCTAAAAGTTGAGAAATTGATGTTAACAAGATTTTATAGTGAAGGCAAAATGTTATCATAGAgtcatataaatattattgaagcCGCTCAAAAAACTGCAGCTTATTATAAATGTTACTATAATGATTCTTCTGAACTCTCACCTAGAAAGAGCAAAGTTATTGTGTTATAATTTAAAGAGAGGAAGAGAGACTCACCTGATAAAGTATCCATGTTCTGCTGCAACTCCAAGGTTCTGGCATGAAGAAAACCACTCGTTTAAGTGTTCCCTCCCTTTGCCACTAACGACGAAAACTGTATTCTTTTGGTCAGCACAAAGTTTTCTTAGAGTTGAGATAACGTCCTGACTTGGGGGCTTGTTGAGGGAGTTTTGGGGCATTATAGTACCATCATAGTCCAACAGAATGGCCCGACTTTTTGCATTGCGATATGCTGATAGAATACCATCAAGTGAGAGTTTTCTGAAATTAGGATCAAGTGACACAACTCGAAAGCCAAAGCTAATACCAATACCCCAGCATATTTTCTTAAATTGGTCAGCACAAGTTTTGTTCATGTCTTGGAAGAAACTACGAGACCAATAAGTCACATCATGTGTGCTAACATATTGATAATGTTTCTCATGCCGCAACTCTTTCTCTGAATCCCTCATAGTAATAGCAGCAAGCATTGCTTCAGAAGTTGCTTGAACATACCATGGGTTTATGCGGATAGCCCCACTAAGTGATAGAGAACACCCAATAAACTCTGACACCACTATCATGCTCTTCTTTGGGCCAATGCAGTCAGAGCATGATGAAGATTCTGGTAATCCTTGTCTGCATACAACATATTCATAAGGAGTGAGGTTCATTCCATCCCTTATTGCTGTCACAACAAGGCAATCAGCAATGCTGTAATAAGCAACTCTTTCATTGGCTGAGACTTCTCTGTTTATTAATACTATTGGCTCATAGCCTGGTTGCCCATATTCATCATTGATCCTCCGGATGGTTTCTTGCATTTCTTCCAATATGTGTCCCACATTTAGTCCTTTACCTCTGGCAGGGTTTAGAATTTGGATAAGCACAGCCTTTCCCCGCCAATGTGAATGTTGCTTGAGCATCTGTTCCATTGCAAGAAGTTTGAAATTTATACCTTTGAAAATGTCAATATCATCTACACCAATCAACACTGATTTCCCTTCAAATTGTTGTTTAAGCTCCCTCAAACTACGATCCTTATCAGCCATTGCCAACAACGACTCTATACGACCCATATGAACCCCAATTGGCATAATCTTAATACCAATAATCCTTCCATAATATTCCAATCCTAAGTAACCCCTCTTTAACTGATAATTCAAACCCAACATTCGGCTGCAACAAGAGAGAAAATGTCGAGCATAATCATAAGTGTGGAACCCTATAATATCAGAGTTGAGCAAAGCCTTGAGTATTTCTTCTCTAACAGGGAGAGTTCTATAGATCTCAGATGAGGGAAATGGGCTGTGTAGGAAAAATCCCATCCTCAATCGAATATAATGCTTCCTCAAAAAGGTCGGCAGCACCATCAAATGGTAGTCATGAATCCAAACATAATCATCTTTTGGGTTTATAATCTCAACCACTTTATGAAAAAACACCTTATTTGCTAAGATATAAGATTCCCACAAAGACTTCTCAAACTGATCTTCTTGACAACCTGAAAGTGGCAACATGTAGTGAAAAAGTGGCCACAATTTCCTCTTGCAAAATCCATCATAGAATCTTTCCGAAAGATCAGGTTCCAAAAAAGTAGGAACACATTTAAAATTATCCAAAAGATTCTGCGAcacatcctcctcctcctctggATCAACATTGACATTTAGAGACCCAACATAAAGAACTTCCATACCTTTAGGCAACCCATCTTTAAGGTGCAAAAGCAAAGAATCTTCATTCAAACTGAAACACCAacctttgttattttctcttctcttgGCTTTTAAAGGAAGATGATTTGCGACAATGATAATCCGATTTGAGGAAGAAAGTGATTGAGTGTCGGATGAAAAGCCAGGTGCTAGATCATCATCGTCGTCATCATACTCTGCCCATGAAAACCTTTTTCTTTTATTCGGAAGACCAGACAAATTACCAGAAGCCAAATCAAGAAGATTTGAGAATGAATTTGTCATGTTGTTCTCCTCCCTCTCTTGAAATCAGCAATCTCACAAAAGACTTTCCTCACAGCAAATCAGACGTTCTTAGGCAATCTGCAAATGAAAAAATCACCCAGTTCTTGATTAAAACAACAGTAAAAATGTTCAAACTCgacaaaataaagaaaacaataccgaaataaaataaataaataatggaaCATATCACATTTGGTTTGGATCCCATAACATTCAACAACCTATATGCATTATAACATAACACAACTCAATGATAATGACAAACTGATTACACTTAAGATCAACATCAAAATGGCACTACGAAACTAATAAACAAGAACGTTTAAACCATACCCAGATGCTGAAAACACATTAAAACAAAAGCCCATTTCTTGAAAAAGCCCTAACCTTGTAAAAAGAATGGAATTTAAGATTACAAAGTTGAAAATTTAGAAGAGCTCTTGCATCCATCGTCTGTGAAGGTAAGTCTTGAAGCCAAAGTTTATACAACATTACTCTCGATCCTTATCGCGACACATAAACTGCCGAACAAATCTAGGGCTTATCAACACAAATAATCGTACGTTTGTATACAAGGAATCAAGAAAAACTATGGGTCATGACATGAATATTCAAgagaataaaa
It encodes the following:
- the LOC133817349 gene encoding probable alpha,alpha-trehalose-phosphate synthase [UDP-forming] 7 — its product is MTNSFSNLLDLASGNLSGLPNKRKRFSWAEYDDDDDDLAPGFSSDTQSLSSSNRIIIVANHLPLKAKRRENNKGWCFSLNEDSLLLHLKDGLPKGMEVLYVGSLNVNVDPEEEEDVSQNLLDNFKCVPTFLEPDLSERFYDGFCKRKLWPLFHYMLPLSGCQEDQFEKSLWESYILANKVFFHKVVEIINPKDDYVWIHDYHLMVLPTFLRKHYIRLRMGFFLHSPFPSSEIYRTLPVREEILKALLNSDIIGFHTYDYARHFLSCCSRMLGLNYQLKRGYLGLEYYGRIIGIKIMPIGVHMGRIESLLAMADKDRSLRELKQQFEGKSVLIGVDDIDIFKGINFKLLAMEQMLKQHSHWRGKAVLIQILNPARGKGLNVGHILEEMQETIRRINDEYGQPGYEPIVLINREVSANERVAYYSIADCLVVTAIRDGMNLTPYEYVVCRQGLPESSSCSDCIGPKKSMIVVSEFIGCSLSLSGAIRINPWYVQATSEAMLAAITMRDSEKELRHEKHYQYVSTHDVTYWSRSFFQDMNKTCADQFKKICWGIGISFGFRVVSLDPNFRKLSLDGILSAYRNAKSRAILLDYDGTIMPQNSLNKPPSQDVISTLRKLCADQKNTVFVVSGKGREHLNEWFSSCQNLGVAAEHGYFIRWPQNDEWGTFFRSSALDWMKLAEPVLKLYTEATDGSSIEVKESALVWQYKDADPAFGSFQAQEMLDHLESVLANEPVAVNRGKFIVEIKPQGASKGFTAEKIFSSMAEKGKRADFVLCIGDDRSDEDMFEIFGGEKLSNILSPNALVFACTVGQKPSSAKYYLDSITEVVYMLRTLAHSSSSAEVSVSTM